The genomic region AGGCCGGTACTGATTGCACCCTATCTAGCATCCTTTTCCCACCAGCATAGGCGCACTTAACTGTAGCGTCTTATGTACTTAACGTATCTTGAATTGAGAGTCAAGTTTTGGCCTCGCTATGACCAGGCCGCCGAAAATGTAGTTTATCTCTACGGCCAATTTCACTACAACAATCAACGCTCAGGAAAATTCAGCACTGGCCTAAGGCTCCCGGCCGAGTACTGGAACAGCAGAACCCAACGCGCCAAACGTCCGTATGATTGGATGAATGCTGAGCTAGAGAGCATCAAAGCCCGGCTTATGTCGGCAAAGCATCGATTGGAAGCCCTCACAAACGAACCTCCTACACCTGCTGAATTGATTGCTGAGTTTCGGGGAAAGAATGTCAGTACAATTCCAGCATTGATTGAATCATTCCTTCAGCAACGTAGAGCAATCGGAAGAAAAGAAACAACCGTCAACGGTTATGCTGTTAAGCTTCAGAATGTTGTAAAGTACCTGGTGAAGAAAAAGCAGGACAAACAACCGGCCGCAACCTTCAAAGCATCGTTCATGAATAGCCTCTATGTTTGGATGAAACAGGAAGGTTTCGACGACACAACTATTAAAGTCACTTTCTCTAATTTCCGCATGGTACTGAAATATGGCATTGTTAGCGGTATCCTGATTGGTAGTCCTATGCTCCATTATACCGTACCCGATGATCAGGAAACTCCGCCAAAGCCATTATCTGTAAGTCAGTTAGATACCCTTCGTTCTACCGATTTCAAATCAGAAAAATTAACCTTAGCCATTAAGCTTTTTCTGTTTCAGGTAGAAACCGGATTGCATTACATCGATGCTGTAAACCTCAGAGAAGAGAACCTTTTTGAAGGGAAAGACGGTAAAACTTACTTCCGGATTCATCGACAAAAAACCGGAACGTTAGCCGTTGCCAGGCTAACCGAAAGTGCTCTGCAGTTGGCCGCTGAACTTCATTGGCCAATACCATTTCCGAAAGCTTCCGACTATTGTAGCCTTCCCCGAAATCGGACAGTAAGCCTTTAGACTTTGGTTTGTGTTTGCCTGGCATATGTTGCTGGAGCCAAGCCACCCAACGACTGGTGCGGATGTAAACGGTTATACCGGTCCATCCATTCGTCCGATAGTATCCTTACCTCTTCGAGTGACTCGAACAAATAAGCGTCTAGCACATCTTCCCGAAAGGTACGGTTTAGCCGTTCAATATAACCGTTCTGCATAGGCTTTCCGGGTTGGATGTATAGAATTTCGATATTATTATCAGTACACCACTTGGTGAATTTATCAGCGATAAACTCTGCGCCATTATCGACGCGTATTCGTTTAGGAAGGGGCCGTTGTAACGCAATGTCTTTGAGTACATCAACTACTTTCTGGGCTGGCAACGAAAAATCCGCATGAGCTG from Tellurirhabdus rosea harbors:
- a CDS encoding phage integrase SAM-like domain-containing protein, which gives rise to MYLTYLELRVKFWPRYDQAAENVVYLYGQFHYNNQRSGKFSTGLRLPAEYWNSRTQRAKRPYDWMNAELESIKARLMSAKHRLEALTNEPPTPAELIAEFRGKNVSTIPALIESFLQQRRAIGRKETTVNGYAVKLQNVVKYLVKKKQDKQPAATFKASFMNSLYVWMKQEGFDDTTIKVTFSNFRMVLKYGIVSGILIGSPMLHYTVPDDQETPPKPLSVSQLDTLRSTDFKSEKLTLAIKLFLFQVETGLHYIDAVNLREENLFEGKDGKTYFRIHRQKTGTLAVARLTESALQLAAELHWPIPFPKASDYCSLPRNRTVSL